From Aquabacter sp. L1I39, the proteins below share one genomic window:
- a CDS encoding MaoC family dehydratase — protein MTAAPRHWRVGQVLVLKTEAVTAEQLVRYAGASDDYSRIHYDKPFAEAAGLGGIIAHGMLTMAFMGRVASDAAGPGGFVRSLTARFVAPVRPGDVVRVEGKVLEVTEDGDGRLIRADIAARVRGRPVAVGAAEFRVPARAMASGRQAEESADPSD, from the coding sequence ATGACGGCTGCCCCCCGACACTGGCGTGTGGGCCAGGTCCTCGTCCTGAAGACCGAGGCGGTCACCGCCGAGCAACTGGTGCGCTATGCCGGCGCCTCGGACGACTATAGCCGCATCCATTATGACAAGCCCTTCGCCGAGGCTGCGGGGCTTGGGGGCATCATCGCCCACGGCATGCTCACGATGGCCTTCATGGGGCGCGTGGCCAGCGATGCAGCCGGCCCCGGCGGTTTCGTGCGCAGCCTCACCGCCCGGTTCGTGGCCCCGGTCCGGCCGGGGGATGTGGTGCGGGTGGAAGGTAAGGTGCTGGAAGTGACGGAGGACGGCGACGGGCGCCTCATCCGGGCAGACATTGCGGCCCGCGTGCGGGGGCGGCCGGTGGCGGTGGGGGCGGCAGAATTCCGCGTGCCCGCCCGCGCGATGGCTTCAGGCCGCCAGGCCGAAGAAAGCGCTGACCCTTCAGACTGA
- a CDS encoding FAS1-like dehydratase domain-containing protein, whose product MSEIDRSLIGMEMAPFMVEVERGAVRKFARAIGDTNPLFHDPAFARAQGHADILAPPTFPITFRPPHEAPWLAPLDRRRILAGSVSFTYERPVMAGMRLVCRFAFAALEERRGSKGPLEVMRQEVRVDDEAGHRVVTCGRATLYRSLQELGLPA is encoded by the coding sequence ATGAGCGAGATTGACCGGTCCCTCATCGGGATGGAGATGGCCCCCTTCATGGTGGAGGTGGAGCGCGGGGCGGTGCGCAAGTTCGCCCGCGCCATCGGCGACACCAACCCCTTGTTTCACGATCCCGCCTTCGCCCGCGCCCAGGGTCATGCGGACATTCTCGCTCCGCCCACCTTTCCCATCACTTTTCGCCCGCCCCATGAGGCCCCCTGGCTCGCTCCCCTTGACCGGCGGCGGATTTTGGCCGGCTCGGTGAGCTTCACCTATGAGCGGCCGGTGATGGCCGGCATGCGCTTGGTATGCCGCTTCGCCTTTGCGGCTCTTGAAGAGCGGCGCGGCAGCAAGGGGCCGCTGGAGGTGATGCGTCAGGAAGTGCGAGTGGATGACGAAGCGGGTCATCGGGTGGTGACGTGCGGGCGCGCCACGCTTTATCGGTCACTGCAGGAATTGGGGCTACCCGCATGA
- a CDS encoding arsenate reductase codes for MKKARAALDAAGVPYAFHDYKTVGISRQKLEAWIAQVGWEKLVNKAGTTFRKLPEAERADLDAAKAVTLMEAHPSLIKRPVLEAHGVLLVGFDPAAYAALKA; via the coding sequence ATGAAGAAGGCCCGCGCCGCCCTGGATGCGGCGGGAGTCCCCTATGCCTTCCATGACTACAAGACCGTCGGCATCTCGCGGCAAAAGCTGGAGGCTTGGATCGCACAGGTGGGTTGGGAGAAGTTGGTGAACAAGGCTGGCACCACCTTCCGCAAACTGCCCGAGGCCGAGCGCGCAGATCTCGACGCGGCCAAGGCCGTCACCCTGATGGAGGCCCATCCCAGCCTCATCAAGCGGCCGGTTCTGGAAGCCCACGGCGTTCTTCTGGTCGGCTTCGATCCCGCCGCCTATGCGGCGCTCAAGGCCTGA
- a CDS encoding SulP family inorganic anion transporter: MSSGLSSYGRQWFSGLAAARRDALAGIVVALALIPEAIGFSLIAGVDPRVGLYASVAIAIVISFTGGRPGMISAATAAVAVLVGPLVRDHGVEYLFAATILMGLIQMLAGLARLDLLMQFVSRSVITGFVNALAILIFLAQVPQLTHVGWQTYGMVGGGVAIIYLFPRLTTTVPSPLVAILVLSALSMGLGLPVNTVGDMGHLPEGLPSLALPQVPLTLETLRIIAPYAVTMAAVGLLESLLTAQIVDDMTHTDSDKRRECLGQGGANIVAALFGGMGGCAMIGQSVINVTSGGRGRLSTFVAGAFLLFLLAVLGPYVGRIPMPALVAVMIMVSIGTFSWNSLLNLRRHPPTSSVVMLTVVVVVVATHDLSLGVLAGVLLSGIFFAGKVQRMFAVERLAPEAGEGVVYRVTGQIFFASVHRFTRAFHTGETAPNVTIDVSSAHFWDISAVAALDKIVARLRAEGRRVEVVGYNRASADLIDRFALHHKTGVEMGVVPH; encoded by the coding sequence ATGTCATCAGGATTGTCTTCTTATGGCCGCCAATGGTTCAGCGGCCTGGCCGCCGCGCGGCGTGATGCCTTAGCCGGCATCGTCGTCGCCCTCGCGCTCATTCCCGAGGCCATCGGCTTTTCGCTGATCGCAGGTGTGGATCCGCGCGTGGGCCTTTATGCCTCGGTGGCCATCGCCATTGTCATCTCCTTCACCGGCGGACGGCCGGGCATGATTTCAGCGGCCACGGCGGCCGTGGCTGTGCTGGTCGGTCCCCTGGTGCGGGATCACGGCGTCGAATATCTCTTCGCCGCCACCATTCTCATGGGCCTGATCCAGATGCTTGCGGGGTTGGCGCGGCTCGACCTGCTGATGCAGTTCGTCTCGCGTTCGGTGATCACCGGCTTCGTCAATGCGCTGGCTATTCTGATCTTCCTGGCCCAGGTCCCGCAACTGACCCATGTGGGCTGGCAGACCTATGGGATGGTCGGCGGGGGGGTGGCCATCATCTATCTGTTTCCCCGCCTCACCACGACGGTGCCATCGCCCCTGGTGGCCATCCTGGTCCTGTCTGCGCTGAGCATGGGCCTGGGCCTGCCCGTGAACACAGTGGGCGACATGGGGCACCTGCCGGAGGGGTTGCCGAGCCTCGCGCTGCCGCAGGTGCCGCTCACCCTGGAGACGCTTCGGATCATCGCGCCCTATGCGGTGACCATGGCCGCCGTCGGGCTGCTGGAATCCCTGCTGACGGCCCAGATCGTGGATGACATGACCCATACCGACAGCGACAAGCGCCGCGAATGCCTCGGCCAGGGGGGCGCGAACATCGTGGCGGCGTTGTTCGGCGGCATGGGTGGCTGCGCCATGATCGGGCAGTCGGTCATCAACGTGACGTCCGGCGGCCGGGGGCGGCTGTCCACCTTCGTTGCCGGTGCCTTCCTCTTGTTCCTGCTGGCCGTGCTCGGCCCCTATGTGGGCCGCATCCCCATGCCGGCGCTGGTGGCCGTGATGATCATGGTGTCCATCGGCACCTTCAGCTGGAACTCGCTGCTCAATCTGCGCCGCCATCCGCCCACCTCCTCGGTGGTGATGCTGACCGTGGTCGTGGTGGTGGTGGCCACCCATGATCTTTCACTCGGCGTGCTCGCTGGCGTGCTGCTGTCCGGCATCTTCTTCGCCGGCAAGGTCCAGCGCATGTTCGCGGTGGAACGCCTCGCGCCCGAGGCGGGGGAGGGGGTGGTCTATCGGGTGACGGGCCAGATTTTCTTCGCGTCGGTGCATCGCTTCACGCGGGCCTTCCACACCGGGGAGACCGCGCCGAACGTGACCATTGATGTCTCGTCCGCCCATTTTTGGGACATCTCCGCCGTAGCGGCGCTCGACAAGATCGTCGCACGCCTGCGGGCGGAGGGACGGCGGGTGGAGGTGGTTGGCTATAACCGCGCCAGCGCCGACCTGATCGACCGCTTCGCGCTCCACCACAAGACCGGCGTGGAAATGGGCGTGGTGCCCCATTGA
- the rpoC gene encoding DNA-directed RNA polymerase subunit beta', protein MNQEVMNLFNPATPAPTFDQIKISIASPEKIASWSYGEIKKPETINYRTFKPERDGLFCARIFGPIKDYECLCGKYKRMKYKGIICEKCGVEVTLSRVRRERMGHIELAAPVAHIWFLKSLPSRIGLLLDMTLKDLERILYFEYFVVLEPGLTPLKYRQLLSEDDYLRAQDEYGEDSFTAMIGAEAIRELLRSMDLEKIAADLRVEISEATTELKPKKLAKRLKIVEAFQLSGNKPEWMILTHVPVIPPDLRPLVPLDGGRFATSDLNDLYRRVINRNNRLKRLIELRAPDIIIRNEKRMLQEAVDALFDNGRRGRVITGANKRPLKSLADMLKGKQGRFRQNLLGKRVDYSGRSVIVVGPELKLHQCGLPKKMALELFKPFIYARLDAKGHSATVKQAKKLVEKERPEVWDILDEVIREHPVMLNRAPTLHRLGIQAFEPVLIEGKAIQLHPLVCSAFNADFDGDQMAVHVPLSLEAQLEARVLMMSTNNILHPANGAPIIVPSQDIVLGLYYLSIMRDNEPGEGMAFADMGEIDHALAAKSITLATKIRGRYIGVDADGNKVSKIYETTPGRMKIGELLPKHPKVPYDVVNKLMTKKEISNMIDAVYRHCGQKESVIFCDRIMALGFYNAFRAGISFGKDDMVVPKKKWDLVEETRALTKEYEQQYNDGLITQGEKYNKVVDAWGKCTDRIADEMMKEISSVKKDPKTGRDKQINSIYMMSHSGARGSPAQMKQLAGMRGLMAKPSGEIIESPIISNFKEGLTVMEYFNSTHGARKGLADTALKTANSGYLTRRLVDVAQDSIITERDCGSTNGIHMRAIVDSGQVVASLASRVLGRTAVEDVVEPATGAIIVPKGQMIEEPHIDRINKSGIQEIKIRSVLTCETRNGVCGTCYGRDLARGTPVNMGEAVGVIAAQSIGEPGTQLTMRTFHIGGAAQLADSSFVESNFEGTIRIRNRNVARNSDGDLIVMGRNLAVVIVDVDGTERAVNRVQYGSRLKVDEGDTVKRGQRIAEWDPYTRPILTEVDGTVGFEDLVEGQSMNEAIDEATGIAKRVVTDTRAVRGADLRPAIIIKGGDGKVIKLARGGDARYALPVEAIISVDPGQSIRAGDVVARVPMESAKTRDITGGLPRVAELFEARRPKDAAIIAEVSGTVRFGRDYKNKRRLTIEPSDGGDTVEYLIPKGKHIHLQDGDVVEKGDFLVDGNPAPHDILAIKGVEELAAFLVNEIQEVYRLQGVNINDKHIEVIVRNMLQKVEIDDAGETDFLDGEQVDRIEFVEANEKAVEEGKKPATGHPVLLGITKASLQTRSFFSAASFQETTRVLTEAAVNGKVDPLEGLKENVIVGRLIPAGTGAQMNRLRAVANSRDDLIVATREQSEGGQPMVEGPLDAAE, encoded by the coding sequence ATGAATCAAGAGGTGATGAATCTCTTCAATCCGGCGACCCCGGCTCCGACCTTTGATCAGATCAAGATCTCGATCGCGAGCCCCGAGAAGATCGCCTCCTGGTCCTATGGCGAGATCAAGAAGCCTGAGACCATCAACTACCGGACCTTCAAGCCCGAGCGCGACGGCCTGTTCTGCGCGCGCATCTTCGGGCCCATCAAGGACTATGAGTGCTTGTGCGGCAAGTACAAGCGCATGAAGTACAAGGGCATCATCTGCGAGAAGTGCGGCGTCGAGGTCACCCTTTCGCGCGTGCGCCGCGAGCGCATGGGCCATATCGAGCTGGCCGCGCCCGTCGCCCATATCTGGTTCCTGAAGTCCCTGCCGAGCCGCATTGGCCTGCTGCTCGACATGACGCTCAAGGACCTGGAGCGCATCCTTTATTTCGAATATTTCGTGGTGCTTGAGCCGGGCCTGACCCCCCTCAAGTATCGCCAGCTTTTGTCCGAGGACGACTATCTGCGCGCCCAGGACGAGTATGGCGAGGACAGCTTCACCGCCATGATCGGCGCGGAAGCCATCCGCGAGCTGCTGCGCTCCATGGACCTGGAAAAGATCGCCGCCGACCTGCGTGTGGAGATTTCCGAGGCCACCACCGAGCTGAAGCCCAAGAAGCTCGCCAAGCGCCTGAAGATCGTCGAGGCCTTCCAGCTCTCCGGCAACAAGCCGGAATGGATGATCCTCACCCATGTGCCGGTGATCCCGCCGGACCTGCGTCCGCTCGTCCCGCTGGACGGTGGCCGGTTCGCCACGTCGGACCTGAACGATCTTTATCGCCGCGTCATCAACCGCAACAACCGCCTGAAGCGCCTCATCGAGCTGCGCGCGCCGGACATCATCATCCGCAACGAGAAGCGCATGCTTCAGGAAGCGGTGGATGCGCTGTTCGACAACGGCCGCCGCGGCCGCGTCATCACGGGTGCCAACAAGCGCCCGCTGAAGTCGCTCGCCGACATGCTCAAGGGCAAGCAAGGCCGGTTCCGCCAGAACCTGCTCGGCAAGCGCGTCGACTATTCCGGCCGCTCCGTGATCGTGGTGGGTCCCGAGCTCAAGCTGCACCAGTGCGGCCTGCCTAAGAAGATGGCGCTCGAGCTGTTCAAGCCCTTCATCTATGCCCGCCTCGATGCCAAGGGCCATTCGGCCACCGTCAAGCAGGCCAAGAAGCTGGTGGAGAAGGAGCGTCCCGAGGTTTGGGATATCCTGGACGAGGTCATCCGCGAGCATCCCGTGATGCTCAACCGCGCCCCGACGCTGCACCGCCTCGGCATCCAGGCCTTCGAGCCGGTGCTGATCGAGGGCAAGGCGATCCAGCTTCACCCGCTGGTCTGCTCGGCCTTCAACGCGGACTTCGACGGCGACCAGATGGCCGTGCACGTTCCCCTCTCGCTGGAAGCCCAGCTTGAGGCGCGCGTGCTCATGATGTCCACCAACAACATCCTGCATCCGGCGAACGGCGCGCCCATCATCGTGCCCTCGCAGGACATCGTGCTGGGTCTCTATTATCTGTCCATCATGCGCGACAACGAGCCCGGCGAGGGCATGGCGTTCGCGGACATGGGCGAGATCGACCACGCGCTGGCGGCCAAGTCCATCACGCTGGCCACCAAGATCCGCGGCCGCTACATCGGCGTGGATGCGGACGGCAACAAGGTCTCCAAGATCTACGAGACCACGCCTGGCCGCATGAAGATCGGCGAGCTGCTGCCTAAGCACCCGAAGGTTCCCTACGACGTCGTCAACAAGCTGATGACGAAGAAGGAAATCTCCAACATGATCGACGCGGTGTACCGTCACTGCGGTCAGAAGGAGAGCGTGATCTTCTGCGACCGGATCATGGCGCTGGGCTTCTACAACGCTTTCCGGGCCGGCATTTCCTTCGGCAAGGACGACATGGTCGTGCCGAAGAAGAAGTGGGACCTGGTGGAAGAGACTCGTGCCCTGACGAAGGAGTACGAGCAGCAGTACAATGACGGCCTGATCACCCAGGGCGAGAAGTACAACAAGGTCGTCGATGCGTGGGGCAAGTGCACCGACCGCATCGCCGACGAGATGATGAAGGAAATCTCTTCGGTCAAGAAGGACCCGAAGACGGGCCGGGACAAGCAGATCAATTCGATCTACATGATGTCCCACTCCGGAGCGCGTGGGTCGCCCGCGCAGATGAAGCAGCTTGCCGGCATGCGTGGCCTCATGGCCAAGCCGTCGGGCGAGATCATCGAGAGCCCGATCATCTCGAACTTCAAGGAAGGCCTGACCGTGATGGAGTACTTCAACTCCACCCACGGCGCGCGTAAGGGCCTTGCCGACACCGCTCTGAAGACGGCCAACTCAGGCTATCTCACCCGTCGTCTCGTCGACGTGGCGCAGGATTCCATCATCACCGAGCGCGATTGCGGCTCGACGAATGGCATCCACATGCGCGCCATCGTCGACAGTGGACAGGTGGTGGCTTCGCTCGCCTCCCGTGTCCTCGGCCGTACCGCCGTGGAAGACGTGGTCGAGCCGGCCACCGGCGCCATCATCGTGCCCAAGGGGCAGATGATCGAGGAGCCGCACATCGATCGGATCAACAAGTCTGGCATCCAGGAAATCAAGATCCGGTCGGTGCTGACCTGCGAGACTCGCAACGGCGTGTGCGGCACCTGCTATGGGCGCGATCTGGCCCGTGGCACGCCCGTCAACATGGGCGAGGCGGTTGGTGTCATCGCGGCGCAGTCCATCGGCGAGCCGGGCACCCAGCTCACCATGCGCACCTTCCATATCGGCGGCGCCGCCCAGCTGGCGGACTCGTCTTTCGTGGAGAGCAACTTCGAGGGCACCATCCGCATCCGCAACCGCAACGTGGCGCGGAACTCGGATGGCGACCTCATCGTCATGGGCCGCAACCTCGCGGTGGTGATCGTCGATGTGGACGGCACCGAGCGCGCGGTGAACCGCGTCCAGTACGGCTCGCGCCTGAAGGTGGACGAGGGCGACACGGTGAAGCGCGGCCAGCGCATCGCCGAGTGGGACCCCTACACCCGTCCCATTCTCACCGAGGTGGACGGAACCGTTGGCTTCGAGGACCTGGTCGAAGGCCAGTCCATGAACGAGGCCATCGACGAGGCCACCGGCATCGCCAAGCGCGTGGTCACGGACACCCGTGCCGTGCGCGGCGCGGACCTGCGTCCCGCCATCATCATCAAGGGTGGCGACGGCAAGGTCATCAAGCTGGCCCGCGGCGGTGACGCCCGCTATGCCCTGCCCGTGGAAGCCATCATCTCGGTGGATCCCGGCCAGAGCATCAGGGCCGGCGACGTGGTGGCCCGCGTGCCCATGGAAAGCGCCAAGACCCGCGACATCACGGGCGGTCTGCCGCGCGTGGCGGAGCTGTTCGAGGCCCGTCGTCCGAAGGATGCCGCCATTATCGCGGAAGTCTCCGGCACGGTCCGCTTCGGCCGCGACTACAAGAACAAGCGCCGCCTCACCATCGAGCCGTCTGACGGCGGGGATACGGTCGAGTACCTGATCCCCAAGGGCAAGCACATCCATCTCCAGGACGGCGACGTGGTGGAGAAGGGCGACTTCCTGGTGGACGGCAACCCGGCGCCGCACGACATCCTGGCGATCAAGGGCGTGGAAGAGCTTGCGGCCTTCCTCGTCAACGAGATCCAGGAGGTCTACCGGCTCCAGGGCGTGAACATCAACGACAAGCACATCGAAGTCATCGTCCGCAACATGCTCCAGAAGGTGGAGATTGACGACGCGGGCGAGACCGACTTCCTGGATGGCGAGCAGGTGGATCGCATCGAGTTCGTCGAGGCCAACGAGAAGGCTGTGGAAGAGGGCAAGAAGCCCGCGACCGGCCATCCCGTGCTCCTCGGCATCACGAAGGCGAGCCTCCAGACCCGCTCCTTCTTCTCCGCGGCCTCCTTCCAGGAGACCACCCGCGTCCTCACGGAAGCGGCGGTCAACGGCAAGGTGGACCCGCTGGAAGGCCTCAAGGAGAACGTCATTGTCGGCCGCCTCATCCCGGCCGGCACCGGCGCCCAGATGAACCGTCTGCGTGCCGTGGCGAACTCCCGCGACGACCTCATCGTCGCCACTCGCGAGCAGTCCGAAGGTGGGCAGCCGATGGTGGAAGGCCCGCTCGACGCGGCGGAGTGA
- the rpoB gene encoding DNA-directed RNA polymerase subunit beta: MAQTFTGRKRIRKFFGKIKEVAEMPNLIEVQKASYDQFLQIEEPKGGRADDGLQAVFKSVFPISDFSGAAMLEFVRYEFEPPKYDVDECRQRGMTFAAPLKVTLRLIVFDVDPDTGAKSVKDIKEQDVYTGDIPLMTMNGTFIVNGTERVIVSQMHRSPGVFFDHDKGKTHSSGKLLFAARIIPYRGSWLDIEFDAKDIVYARIDRRRKIPVTSLLYALGLDAEEILDTFYQKIQYSRAKDGWRMPFDPKRMKGYKAVSDMVDADTGEVVVEAGKKLTVRAARQLAEKGLKALKISDEEMIGQYIAEDLVDAATGEIHAEAGDEVTEKLLKLLEETGYNDIPILDIDHVNTGAYIRNTLSADKNMTREDALFDIYRVMRPGEPPTLDSAQAMFHSLFFDAERYDLSAVGRVKMNMRLDLDCPDTVRVLRREDILSVIRTLVELRDGKGEIDDIDHLGNRRVRSVGELMENQYRVGLLRMERAIKERMSSVDIDTVMPQDLINAKPVAAAVREFFGSSQLSQFMDQTNPLSEITHKRRLSALGPGGLTRERAGFEVRDVHPTHYGRICPIETPEGPNIGLINSLATFARVNKYGFIEAPYRKVVDGHVTDEVVYLSAMEEGKYYVAQANIPLDANGKFEEDLVVCRHAGDVLLVSPDRVDFMDVSPKQLVSVAAALIPFLENDDANRALMGSNMQRQAVPLVRSQAPLVGTGMEAVVARDSGAAIAARRTGVVDQVDATRIVIRATEETDASKSGVDIYRLMKFQRSNQSTCINQRPLVRVGDQVRRGDIIADGPSTELGELALGRNVLVAFMPWNGYNFEDSILLSENIVKDDVFTSIHIEEFEAMARDTKLGPEEITRDIPNVSEEALKNLDEAGIVYIGAEVRAGDILVGKITPKGESPMTPEEKLLRAIFGEKAADVRDTSLRLPPGTTGTVVEVRVFNRHGVDKDERALAIEREEIERLAKDRDDEQAILDRNVFGRLSEMLSGKPGIAGPKGFKKDTEITKELLGDTPRSQWWLFAVADDTLMGEIEAMRAQYDESKKRLEQRFLDKVEKLQRGDELPPGVMKMVKVFVAVKRKIQPGDKMAGRHGNKGVVSRIVPVEDMPFLEDGTNVDIVLNPLGVPSRMNVGQILETHLGWACAGLGRQVAAAVDAYYAAHDEAKLRGALETVYGKAEIEPLKQNELIELSENLRKGVPMATPVFDGAREADIEAQLEKAGLNPSGQSTLYDGRTGEPFDRNVTVGYIYMLKLHHLVDDKIHARSIGPYSLVTQQPLGGKAQFGGQRFGEMEVWALEAYGAAYTLQEMLTVKSDDVAGRTKVYEAIVRGEDTFESGIPESFNVLVKEMRSLGLNVELVNSKTGRNVAPGTRENLPAAE; this comes from the coding sequence TCAAGGAAGTCGCTGAGATGCCGAACCTCATTGAGGTTCAGAAGGCGTCCTATGACCAGTTCCTGCAGATCGAAGAGCCGAAGGGCGGGCGCGCGGACGACGGTCTCCAGGCCGTGTTCAAGTCGGTATTCCCCATCTCCGACTTTTCCGGCGCCGCCATGCTGGAGTTCGTGCGCTACGAGTTCGAGCCCCCGAAATATGACGTGGACGAGTGCCGCCAGCGCGGCATGACGTTTGCTGCCCCGCTGAAGGTCACGCTGCGCCTCATCGTGTTCGATGTGGACCCGGACACCGGCGCCAAGTCCGTGAAGGACATCAAGGAGCAGGACGTCTATACCGGCGACATCCCGCTCATGACCATGAACGGCACGTTCATCGTCAACGGCACCGAGCGCGTCATCGTCTCCCAGATGCACCGCTCGCCGGGCGTCTTCTTCGACCATGACAAGGGCAAGACCCATTCCTCGGGCAAGCTCCTTTTCGCGGCGCGCATCATCCCCTATCGTGGGTCCTGGCTCGATATTGAGTTCGACGCCAAGGACATCGTCTATGCGCGCATCGACCGTCGCCGCAAGATTCCGGTGACGAGCCTGCTCTATGCGCTCGGCCTCGACGCGGAAGAGATCCTGGATACCTTCTACCAGAAGATCCAGTATTCCCGCGCCAAGGACGGCTGGCGCATGCCGTTCGATCCCAAGCGGATGAAGGGCTACAAGGCCGTCTCCGACATGGTGGACGCGGACACCGGCGAAGTGGTGGTCGAGGCCGGCAAGAAGCTGACCGTGCGCGCCGCCCGCCAGCTCGCCGAGAAGGGCCTGAAGGCCCTCAAGATCTCCGACGAGGAGATGATCGGCCAGTATATCGCCGAGGACCTCGTGGACGCCGCCACCGGCGAGATCCATGCGGAAGCGGGCGACGAGGTCACCGAGAAGCTGCTCAAGCTTCTCGAGGAAACCGGCTATAACGACATCCCGATCCTCGACATCGACCACGTGAACACGGGTGCCTACATCCGCAACACGCTGTCGGCCGACAAGAACATGACCCGCGAGGATGCCCTCTTCGACATCTATCGCGTGATGCGCCCGGGCGAGCCGCCGACGCTCGACAGCGCCCAGGCCATGTTCCACTCGCTGTTCTTCGATGCCGAGCGCTATGACCTCTCCGCGGTCGGCCGCGTGAAGATGAACATGCGCCTGGACCTGGACTGCCCGGACACCGTGCGCGTGCTGCGCCGCGAGGACATCCTCTCGGTGATCCGCACCCTGGTGGAGTTGCGCGACGGCAAGGGTGAGATCGACGACATCGACCATCTCGGCAATCGCCGGGTGCGCTCGGTCGGCGAGCTCATGGAGAACCAGTACCGCGTCGGCCTGCTGCGCATGGAGCGCGCCATCAAGGAGCGCATGTCGTCCGTCGACATCGATACCGTGATGCCGCAGGACCTCATCAATGCGAAGCCGGTTGCGGCGGCGGTGCGCGAGTTCTTCGGTTCCTCGCAGCTCTCGCAGTTCATGGACCAGACCAACCCGCTCTCCGAGATCACCCACAAGCGCCGCCTCTCGGCGCTTGGCCCGGGCGGTCTGACCCGCGAGCGGGCGGGCTTCGAGGTGCGCGACGTGCACCCGACCCACTATGGCCGCATCTGCCCCATCGAGACGCCGGAAGGCCCGAATATCGGCCTGATCAACTCGCTGGCGACCTTCGCCCGCGTCAACAAGTACGGCTTCATCGAGGCCCCCTACCGCAAGGTGGTGGACGGGCATGTGACCGACGAGGTGGTCTATCTCTCCGCCATGGAGGAGGGGAAGTACTACGTCGCGCAGGCCAACATCCCGCTCGATGCCAATGGCAAGTTCGAGGAAGACCTGGTGGTCTGCCGCCATGCGGGCGACGTGCTCCTGGTGTCGCCAGACCGCGTCGACTTCATGGACGTGTCGCCCAAGCAGTTGGTGTCCGTTGCCGCCGCGCTGATCCCGTTCCTTGAGAACGACGACGCGAACCGCGCGCTCATGGGCTCCAACATGCAGCGTCAGGCCGTGCCGCTGGTGCGCTCGCAGGCGCCGCTGGTGGGCACCGGCATGGAAGCCGTGGTCGCCCGCGACTCGGGCGCGGCCATCGCCGCCCGCCGTACCGGCGTGGTGGACCAGGTGGACGCCACCCGTATCGTTATCCGCGCCACGGAAGAGACCGACGCCTCCAAGTCCGGCGTCGACATCTACCGGCTGATGAAGTTCCAGCGCTCCAACCAGTCCACCTGCATCAACCAGCGTCCGCTGGTGCGTGTGGGTGACCAGGTGCGCCGCGGCGACATCATCGCCGACGGCCCGTCCACGGAGCTGGGAGAGCTGGCGCTGGGCCGGAACGTGCTCGTCGCGTTCATGCCCTGGAACGGCTACAACTTCGAAGACTCGATCCTGCTCTCGGAGAATATCGTCAAGGACGACGTGTTCACCTCGATCCATATCGAGGAGTTCGAGGCGATGGCCCGCGACACGAAGCTCGGGCCGGAGGAAATCACCCGCGACATTCCCAACGTCTCGGAAGAGGCGCTGAAGAATCTCGACGAGGCGGGCATCGTCTATATCGGCGCGGAAGTGCGCGCCGGCGACATCCTGGTGGGCAAGATCACCCCCAAGGGCGAAAGCCCGATGACGCCTGAAGAAAAGCTCCTGCGCGCCATCTTCGGCGAGAAGGCCGCCGACGTGCGCGACACCTCGCTCCGCCTGCCTCCGGGCACGACGGGCACGGTGGTGGAAGTGCGCGTGTTCAACCGCCACGGTGTCGACAAGGACGAGCGTGCGCTGGCCATCGAGCGCGAGGAGATCGAGCGTCTCGCCAAGGACCGCGACGACGAGCAGGCGATCCTCGACCGCAACGTCTTCGGGCGCCTGTCCGAGATGCTTTCGGGCAAGCCGGGCATTGCCGGTCCCAAGGGCTTCAAGAAGGACACGGAAATCACCAAGGAGCTGCTGGGCGATACCCCGCGCTCGCAGTGGTGGCTGTTCGCGGTGGCCGACGACACCCTCATGGGTGAGATTGAGGCCATGCGCGCCCAGTATGACGAGTCCAAGAAGCGTCTTGAGCAGCGCTTCCTCGACAAGGTCGAAAAGCTCCAGCGCGGCGACGAGCTGCCTCCGGGCGTGATGAAGATGGTCAAGGTCTTCGTCGCGGTGAAGCGCAAGATCCAGCCCGGCGACAAGATGGCGGGCCGTCACGGCAACAAGGGCGTGGTTTCGCGCATCGTCCCCGTGGAAGACATGCCGTTCCTTGAGGACGGCACCAATGTGGACATCGTGCTGAACCCGCTGGGCGTGCCGAGCCGCATGAATGTGGGCCAGATCCTCGAGACCCATCTGGGCTGGGCCTGTGCGGGCCTTGGTCGCCAGGTGGCTGCGGCGGTCGACGCTTATTATGCGGCGCACGACGAGGCCAAGCTGCGTGGCGCGCTCGAGACCGTCTACGGCAAGGCCGAGATCGAGCCGCTGAAGCAGAACGAGCTGATCGAGCTGTCGGAGAACCTGCGCAAGGGTGTCCCCATGGCCACCCCGGTGTTCGACGGCGCCCGCGAGGCCGACATCGAGGCGCAGCTGGAGAAGGCGGGCCTCAACCCGTCCGGCCAGTCCACCCTCTATGACGGACGCACCGGCGAGCCCTTCGACCGTAACGTGACGGTCGGCTACATCTACATGCTGAAGCTGCATCACCTGGTGGACGACAAGATCCACGCCCGCTCCATCGGCCCCTACTCGCTCGTCACCCAGCAGCCGCTGGGCGGCAAGGCGCAGTTCGGCGGCCAGCGCTTCGGCGAAATGGAAGTGTGGGCGCTGGAGGCCTATGGCGCGGCCTACACCCTGCAGGAGATGCTCACCGTGAAGTCGGACGACGTCGCCGGCCGCACCAAGGTCTACGAGGCCATCGTGCGCGGCGAGGACACGTTCGAGAGCGGCATCCCCGAGAGCTTCAACGTGCTGGTGAAGGAAATGCGCTCGCTCGGCCTGAACGTCGAGCTGGTGAATTCCAAGACCGGGCGCAACGTCGCCCCCGGCACCCGCGAGAACCTGCCCGCGGCCGAATAA